A section of the Pseudomonas tritici genome encodes:
- a CDS encoding NAD(P)/FAD-dependent oxidoreductase, whose amino-acid sequence MPAPLVSIKTTPELPTEADVVVIGGGIIGAFTAYYLAKRGFKVALVEKGRIGAEQSSRNWGWCRQQNRDARELPMATKSLELWGQFSAQTGEDTGFTRCGLLYLSNNEKELEGWARWGEFARTVNVETHMLSAQQAAERGKATCKQWKGGVFAPTDGIADPSRAAPAVARAIMSLGSTVHQGCAVRGVETEAGRLSAVVTEKGTIRTKLAVLAAGAWASSFCRQYGIRFPQATIRQTVLSVSAPSQEIPSALHTAGASMTRRADGSYTLAISGRGRVDVTPQLLGFAAQFLPMFQRRWRNLAPGGLEGIRSGHESWKRWRLDQPTPMEKMRILDPKADASAVALTYKRAVELVPALKGTKVNAAWAGYVDSTPDGVPCIGEMPSLPGLVLAAGFSGHGFGIGPGAGHLIADIVSGAAPIVDPRPYHPDRFQSSSWGKVADF is encoded by the coding sequence ATGCCAGCTCCCTTAGTTTCCATAAAAACCACACCCGAACTGCCGACGGAGGCTGATGTGGTTGTGATTGGCGGCGGCATCATCGGCGCGTTTACCGCCTATTACCTGGCCAAGCGCGGCTTCAAGGTAGCCCTGGTCGAGAAGGGCAGGATAGGTGCCGAGCAATCGAGTCGTAACTGGGGTTGGTGTCGTCAGCAAAATCGCGATGCGCGCGAGTTGCCGATGGCGACTAAAAGCCTGGAGTTGTGGGGGCAGTTCAGCGCGCAAACGGGTGAAGACACGGGGTTTACCCGCTGCGGCCTGCTCTACCTCAGCAACAACGAAAAGGAGCTTGAGGGCTGGGCACGCTGGGGTGAATTTGCCCGCACCGTCAACGTCGAGACTCATATGCTCTCTGCGCAACAGGCTGCTGAGCGCGGCAAGGCAACCTGCAAACAGTGGAAAGGCGGGGTGTTTGCGCCCACTGACGGCATTGCTGATCCTTCCCGCGCTGCGCCGGCGGTTGCTCGCGCGATCATGAGCCTGGGCAGCACGGTGCATCAGGGCTGCGCCGTCCGTGGAGTCGAGACCGAGGCGGGTCGATTGTCTGCGGTGGTTACCGAAAAAGGCACCATCCGTACCAAGCTCGCGGTGCTCGCCGCGGGTGCCTGGGCGTCCTCCTTCTGTCGCCAATATGGCATTCGTTTTCCCCAGGCCACCATTCGGCAGACTGTGCTATCGGTAAGCGCGCCTTCTCAGGAAATACCCAGTGCGCTTCACACGGCCGGCGCCTCCATGACGCGACGCGCCGATGGCAGCTACACGCTAGCGATCAGTGGTAGAGGGCGTGTCGACGTCACACCGCAACTGCTTGGTTTCGCTGCGCAGTTTCTGCCGATGTTTCAGCGCAGATGGCGCAACCTTGCACCTGGCGGACTGGAGGGCATTCGCTCGGGCCATGAAAGCTGGAAACGCTGGCGCCTGGACCAGCCGACGCCGATGGAAAAGATGCGAATTCTCGATCCGAAAGCGGATGCCTCTGCGGTTGCACTGACCTACAAGCGAGCGGTGGAGCTGGTTCCTGCTTTGAAGGGCACAAAGGTCAATGCCGCCTGGGCCGGTTATGTGGACAGCACCCCTGACGGCGTTCCCTGCATTGGCGAAATGCCTAGCCTTCCGGGGCTGGTGCTGGCAGCCGGGTTCAGTGGGCATGGATTTGGTATTGGTCCAGGCGCAGGCCACTTGATAGCCGATATCGTCAGCGGCGCAGCGCCCATTGTTGATCCGCGACCGTATCACCCGGACCGCTTCCAGTCCTCGTCCTGGGGTAAGGTTGCGGACTTCTGA
- a CDS encoding methyl-accepting chemotaxis protein: protein MAVAVAVPVGMLCSRWRQGSTLRLLQGVEPSTSDALIAQMYSDARGPQARLETAFLSQSARLKTCLTRLQDSAEQLSALAGQSDQLASASSKGLDRQRVETEQVSAAVNQMAATTQEVASHVQRTADATQQANVLTGRGREVARDTREAIERLSAVVAETGVTVAQLARDSDEIGSVVDVIKGIADQTNLLALNAAIEAARAGEMGRGFAVVADEVRQLAQRTSQSTTQIHGLITQLQASSNNAVNSMANGQRQAQEGVAWVLEADQALVGISEAVSHITDMTTQIAAATEEQSAVAEEISRNITTIAELADQTSIQAHQSTDLSKELTSTASTQYALVERFNR from the coding sequence GTGGCCGTCGCCGTCGCTGTGCCGGTCGGTATGCTTTGCTCACGCTGGCGCCAAGGCAGCACCTTGCGCCTGTTGCAAGGTGTCGAACCCTCGACGTCGGATGCGTTGATCGCGCAAATGTACAGCGACGCCCGGGGTCCACAGGCACGCTTGGAAACAGCGTTCCTCAGCCAGAGCGCGCGCCTGAAAACCTGCCTCACCCGCCTGCAGGACAGCGCTGAACAACTGAGTGCCCTGGCCGGGCAATCCGATCAGCTGGCCTCTGCCAGCTCCAAGGGCCTGGACCGCCAGCGTGTCGAAACCGAACAAGTTTCCGCCGCCGTCAACCAGATGGCCGCGACCACTCAGGAAGTCGCCAGCCACGTACAGCGCACTGCGGATGCCACCCAGCAAGCCAACGTGCTGACCGGGCGCGGTCGTGAGGTGGCGCGGGATACCCGTGAAGCCATCGAACGCCTGTCCGCTGTCGTCGCCGAGACTGGCGTCACCGTGGCGCAATTGGCTCGGGACAGCGACGAAATCGGCAGTGTGGTGGATGTGATCAAAGGCATTGCCGACCAGACCAACCTGCTGGCGCTCAACGCGGCTATCGAAGCGGCCCGCGCGGGTGAAATGGGCCGCGGCTTTGCCGTAGTCGCCGACGAAGTGCGCCAACTGGCGCAACGCACCTCCCAATCCACCACCCAGATCCACGGGCTGATTACCCAGTTGCAGGCGTCCTCCAACAACGCCGTGAACAGCATGGCAAACGGTCAACGCCAAGCGCAGGAAGGCGTCGCCTGGGTGCTCGAAGCTGACCAGGCCCTGGTAGGCATCAGCGAAGCGGTGTCCCATATCACCGACATGACCACCCAGATCGCCGCCGCCACCGAAGAACAGAGCGCGGTCGCCGAGGAGATCAGCCGCAACATCACCACCATCGCCGAACTGGCTGACCAGACCTCGATACAAGCCCATCAATCCACTGACCTGAGCAAGGAGCTGACAAGTACCGCATCCACCCAATATGCGTTGGTTGAGCGGTTTAATCGCTGA